One Brassica napus cultivar Da-Ae chromosome A1, Da-Ae, whole genome shotgun sequence genomic region harbors:
- the LOC106445274 gene encoding tryptophan--tRNA ligase, cytoplasmic-like: MEVDKKEEIASDSSEQVVNPWEVSAKDGGKIDYDKLIDQFGCQRLDESLIDRVERLTSRQPHVFLRRGVFFAHRDFDLVLDAYERGDKFYLYTGRGPSSEALHLGHLIPFMFTKYLQEAFKVPLVIQLTDDEKCMWKNLSVEESQRLARENAKDIIACGFDVTKTFIFSDFDYVGGAFYKNMVKVAKCVTLNKAMGIFGFSGEDHIGKLSFPPVQAVPSFPSSFPHLFPGKDKLRCLIPCAIDQDPYFRMTRDVAPRLGYSKPALIESSFFPALQGENGKMSASDPNSAIYVTDTAKDIKNKINRYAFSGGQDSIEKHREIGANLEVDIPVKYLSFFLEDDAELEHIKKEYGEGRMLTGEVKKRLTEVLTGMVERHRMARAAVTEEMVDAFMAVRPLPNMFE; encoded by the exons ATGGAGGTTGACAAGAAGGAGGAGATAGCGTCTGATTCATCGGAGCAAGTGGTGAATCCATGGGAAGTCTCCGCCAAAGACGGCGGCAAAATCGACTACGACAAGCTCATCGACCAATTCGGATGCCAGAGACTCGACGAATCGCTAATCGATCGCGTTGAGAGGCTCACTTCTCGCCAACCTCACGTCTTCCTCCGCCGCGGCGTCTTCTTCGCACACAG AGATTTCGATTTGGTTTTGGATGCGTACGAGAGAGGAGACAAGTTCTATCTCTACACTGGGAGAGGACCTTCTTCAGAGGCTTTGCATTTGGGTCATTTGATTCCTTTCATGTTTACCAA ATACTTGCAGGAAGCGTTCAAGGTTCCTCTCGTTATACAGCTCACGGACGATGAGAAGTGCATGTGGAAGAACTTATCGGTGGAGGAAAGTCAAAGGCTCGCTAGAGAGAACGCGAAAGATATCATTGCTTGTGGGTTTGATGTCACTAAGACGTTTATTTTCTCGGACTTTGACTATGTTGGCGG TGCTTTCTATAAGAACATGGTGAAGGTTGCAAAGTGCGTTACGCTTAATAAG GCTATGGGAATCTTTGGCTTTTCTGGCGAAGATCATATTGGGAAACTCAGTTTCCCTCCTGTCCAG GCAGTTCCATCGTTTCCTAGCTCATTCCCACACTTGTTCCCTGGCAAAGACAAGCTCCGTTGCTTGATTCCTTGTGCAATTGATCAG GATCCTTATTTTAGGATGACACGTGATGTTGCACCACGGTTAGGCTATAGCAAGCCTGCTCTGATTGAGTCATCATTTTTCCCTGCTCTGCAG GGAGAGAATGGAAAAATGTCGGCAAGCGATCCAAACTCGGCAATCTACGTAACTGATACTGCAAAAGACATTAAAAACAAG ATAAACAGATATGCGTTCAGTGGTGGGCAAGACTCCATCGAGAAGCACAGAGAAATTGGAGCAAACCTTGAG GTGGATATACCAGTCAAGTATCTTAGCTTCTTCTTAGAAGATGATGCTGAACTTGAACACATAAAGAAG GAATATGGAGAAGGAAGAATGCTAACGGGAGAAGTAAAGAAGAGACTCACTGAAGTTTTGACAGGAATGGTGGAAAGACACCGCATGGCTCGAGCTGCTGTTACTGAAGAG ATGGTGGATGCGTTCATGGCCGTGAGACCTCTCCCAAACATGTTCGAGTAA
- the LOC106445277 gene encoding AT-hook motif nuclear-localized protein 14: MEPHESHQQQRLSSPYFHHHLQHHHHHPSTVSSANAVPPPNNGLFPPPPPPQANDGSSSHAVFPLSSAVTAPSEPLKRKRGRPRKYVTPEQALEAKKMASAASSSSAKERREQAAGGTTTSSSPGSSKKSHLGSVGKTGQSFTPHIVNIAPGEDVAQKIVMFAQQSKHELCVLSASGTISTASLRQPGGNISYEGQYEIISLSGSFIRSEQGGKTGGLCVSLSRSDGQIIGGAVGTHLTAAGPVQVILGTFQLDRKKDGVKGEASNSGSRLTSPSSTGPGPGPGPLLGMGFRTVMESPGRNPMRGNDEQHHHHQQYQQTGMGGSHHFMMQAPQGMHMTHPRPSEWGGGGSSGHDGRGGGGGYDLSGRIGHESCENGDDEQQMPD; encoded by the exons atggaaCCTCACGAAAGTCACCAGCAGCAACGTCTCAGCTCTCCTTACTTCCACCACCACCTGcaacaccaccaccaccatccaTCCACCGTCTCTTCCGCAAACGCCGTTCCACCTCCCAACAATGGTCTTTtcccgccgccgccgccgccgcagGCTAACGATGGCTCCTCCTCTCACGCCGTGTTTCCCCTCTCCTCGGCGGTAACGGCGCCGTCTGAGCCGTTAAAGAGGAAACGAGGCCGTCCGAGGAAGTACGTGACGCCGGAGCAAGCCCTGGAGGCCAAGAAAATGGCGTCCGCCGCGAGCAGTTCCTCTGCTaaggagaggagagagcaagcaGCCGGAGGTACTACGACGTCGTCTAGTCCCGGGTCATCGAAAAAATCTCACCTTGGCTCCGTTG GTAAAACTGGGCAAAGCTTTACTCCACATATAGTTAACATAGCTCCTGGTGAG GATGTGGCTCAGAAGATTGTGATGTTTGCACAGCAAAGCAAGCATGAGCTATGCGTTCTTTCTGCGTCTGGCACCATCTCTACTGCTTCCTTGCGTCAGCCAGGAGGCAACATATCTTATGAg GGTCAGTACGAGATTATCTCACTATCCGGATCATTTATCCGATCTGAACAAGGTGGTAAAACCGGTGGACTTTGCGTTTCTTTATCTAGATCTGATGGTCAGATCATCGGAGGAGCTGTTGGGACTCACTTGACAGCTGCTGGTCCGGTTCAG GTGATTCTTGGTACGTTCCAGCTTGATAGAAAAAAGGATGGTGTGAAAGGGGAAGCTTCTAACAGCGGAAGTCGGTTAACTTCTCCCTCTAGCACTGGACCTGGCCCGGGCCCTGGACCGTTGCTTGGTATGGGTTTCCGTACTGTTATGGAATCTCCTGGTAGAAATCCAATGAGGGGAAACGATGagcagcatcatcatcatcaacaatatcaacaaACCGGTATGGGTGGATCTCATCATTTCATGATGCAAGCGCCGCAGGGAATGCACATGACACATCCCCGGCCATCTGAATGGGGAGGAGGAGGCAGCAGTGGTCATGATGGTAGAGGTGGTGGCGGTGGGTATGATTTGTCAG gaCGTATAGGACATGAGTCATGTGAGAATGGAGATGACGAGCAGCAAATGCCGGATTAG